From one Candoia aspera isolate rCanAsp1 chromosome 17, rCanAsp1.hap2, whole genome shotgun sequence genomic stretch:
- the DEDD gene encoding death effector domain-containing protein — protein MAAPAALRRNAPVEGDTLPPQFPWMLGGRGRFSQARKMATLKRSHQQAWPEEEGDREHGLYSLHRMFDIVGTHLTHRDVRVLSFLFVDVIDDYERGMIRSGRDFLLALERQGRCDETNFRQVLQLLRIITRHDLLPYVTLKRRKAVCPDLVDKYLEETSIRYVTPRAHSNTEHVPVHQQKSVPPHHPLVCCSSSGPQICTKRSGRGRALLGNQRKRRKSVTPDPKDKQTCDIRLRVRAEYCQHETALEGNVFSNKQDPLERQFERFSQANTILKSRDLGSIICDIKFSELTYLDAFWRDYINGSLLEALKGVFITDSLKQAVGHEAIKLLVNVDEEDYEVGRQKLLRNLMLQTAP, from the exons ATGGCTGCCCCGGCGGCCCTGAGGAGAAA TGCCCCCGTTGAAGGAGACACCCTGCCCCCTCAGTTCCCGTGGATGCTGGGCGGCCGAGGCCGGTTCTCGCAGGCACGCAAGATGGCAACCTTGAAACGGAGTCACCAGCAAGCCTGGCCGGAGGAGGAGGGGGACCGGGAACACGGCCTCTACAGCTTGCATCGCATGTTTGACATTGTGGGTACCCACCTGACCCACCGCGATGTCCGAGTGCTGTCTTTCCTTTTCGTGGACGTCATCGACGACTATGAAAGGGGCATGATCCGCAGTGGGCGGGACTTCCTCCTGGCACTAGAGAGACAGGGCCGCTGTGACGAGACCAACTTCCGCCAGGTGCTACAGCTGTTGAGGATTATCACCCGCCATGATTTGTTGCCCTATGTCACTTTGAAGAGGAGGAAGGCTG tGTGTCCAGATCTTGTAGATAAGTATCTTGAAGAGACTTCCATTCGCTATGTGACACCGCGGGCCCATAGCAATACAGAGCATGTTCCGGTCCACCAACAAAAATCTG TGCCTCCCCACCATCCGCTGGTCTGCTGCTCATCTTCGGGCCCCCAGATCTGCACCAAGAGGTCTGGCCGGGGAAGGGCCCTGCTCGGTAACCAGCGGAAAAGGAGGAAGTCGGTGACGCCGGACCCGAAGGACAAACAGACCTGCG ATATCCGCCTTCGAGTCCGAGCAGAATATTGCCAGCACGAGACTGCCCTGGAGGGGAATGTCTTCTCTAACAAGCAGGACCCCCTCGAGCGTCAGTTTGAACGTTTCAGCCAAGCCAACACGATCTTGAAATCCCGGGATCTGGGCTCCATCATCTGTGACATAAAGTTCTCGGAGCTGACGTACCTTGATGCCTTCTGGCGCGATTACATCAACGGCTCCTTGCTGGAGGCCCTGAAGGGGGTCTTCATCACAGACTCGCTCAAACAAGCCGTCGGCCACGAGGCCATCAAACTCCTCGTCAACGTGGACGAAGAGGATTACGAGGTGGGCCGACAGAAACTCCTGAGGAACTTGATGCTCCAGACGGCTCCTTGA